GAAGAATGGGGGACTCTTGAGTATTTGAATGTCccaataaattacatgcatctTTGGAAACCAATTTGACTTTGAATATAATTGGGATTTGGCTGCGGATGTAGAAGCTAggttgtttttgtattttaatttgattcagTTTCTAGCTTgatctgcatttttttttttggaataaaacaACAAACTAATTAAACaggtttattttcaaatttaaaagtgtATAAATCGTATATGTGTATGTAGAATATCAGCCACATGTTCCGTACACGTAATCTAAACATAGACTTCATGTGAGACTGGCGTGGTTTTCTGTCGATGGCATGCATATACGTCAGTTCTTTGGTATACGAAAATCAAACCATGCAAATATTCTGTAGACTGTATATTGTATGTTAAATGTGCATCACTCATTCAATTTTTAAGTCAATGCAATTGcggaaattttatataaatatgaacCTTTTTAACGATCATATGCAATACATAGCACCCATCTAGGATAAAATAAAGTTTGTAAAAACGCTTATTCATAAATACACCGAGTCTGTATTAGATCTAACTAACGTTTTCTTTGATTTCAGCTCTATACGCCATCGCCTCCTCCTTTCCCGGTGGTCGATCCGCGCGGCCAACATATGTTCCGCGGGCTTTAAAGTCGTATTTGGAATACATTGGTAGCTGGAGGACGTCTTGTCGAAAGTTTTTCATCAAGTAGCACCACATTTTCTCACTTTTATCTTGAAATATGATTGGGATCTGACTGCGGGTGTAGAAGGTGGGGTGGGCTTCCAGGTCATCCAATATCTCCATCATTTTGTCGTTCACATTGTACACCTCCCCCTCCACGTTCT
This genomic window from Magallana gigas chromosome 5, xbMagGiga1.1, whole genome shotgun sequence contains:
- the LOC105330230 gene encoding putative gamma-glutamylcyclotransferase CG2811, yielding MNIVLKMQRVFVYGTLKKGQPNHHLISGGIESGDCRVEGVGVTEAKYPLIVTTRYNVPFLLDAPNARNAVNVEGEVYNVNDKMMEILDDLEAHPTFYTRSQIPIIFQDKSEKMWCYLMKNFRQDVLQLPMYSKYDFKARGTYVGRADRPPGKEEAMAYRAEIKENVS